In Desulfofustis limnaeus, the genomic stretch GCAAGATTGAGGCTGCGGATTCGTGGATTGGCCATGGGAATGGTGAAGCAGAGTTCGTGATACAGATCCCGCACCTGTTGCGGCAGCCCTCTCGATTCCCTGCCAAAGACGAGGAAATCGCCCGGTCGGTAGCGGGCTTCGGTGTAGAGTCGTTTGGTCTTGGTGGTGAAGAGTTTCAACTTTCTTTCATCCTGGGCGACGAGAAACTCGTCCAGATTGCGCCAGTGGACGATGGTGACTTGCGGCCAGTAGTCCAGTCCGGCCCGTTTCAGGTGTTTGTCGTCGATTGAGAAACCCAACGGTCCGACCAGGTGCAGCGCCGTGTTGGTGGCCCCGCAGAGTCTGGCGATCGACCCGGTATTGGGAGGGATTTCCGGTTCCACTAAAACGATGTTGAAAGTCTGCATGTGCTGCCGCGCTGCCCGTCCTGCGACTGGTCACCAAGGGAGTAGATATGGTCGTGGTCGCTATATACTCTTTCGCCTCGGTTGAAACAAGCACTATCGGAAAGGGTGATTGGCAGGGTGCGGTCATCTGTTGTATGGTTCTGACCATGACAATCACGGTCCGCCGGACCGGTTAGACTGGTGATGTGCCCGGTACCGGGTTTATCAGGACGAGTCAATGGAAACCAAACGAGATGCCGGAATTGCCGTGTTGATACTGCTTTCCCTGGTGTTCTTCATCTGGCTGATGTGGTTTCCCATGCCTCGTGGTGCTGGACAGGGGGCCTCTGCTGAGGCCGTGCTGGTTGTTCACCACCGAAATTTTCTGTTGACCACCGAACCGCTGCCGACGCCGGAGATGGTTTCGCCCCTTCAGGCTGCCCTGCTGTTGCGCCGGGTGCCGGTGAACCGAGCCGATAGCGAGGTCTTGCAAACGGTTCCGGGAATCGGACCAACACTTGCCGAGCGCATTGTCGCCGAGCGGCAGCAGGGAGGGCCTTTCACCGGTCTTGAAGATCTGGTACGGGTCCCGGGAATTGGCCGGAAGCGAGCCCAGCTTATGAAAAACTATGTCCTCTTCGATTGATTCAAAGGAAGCCGACGATATAAGGTCTGTAGAAGGTCCGGTTCTCGTTCTGGTGGGTCAGACCGCGATCGGCAAAACGGAATTGTCGTTGCGCATCGCCCGAACTTTCGGTTGCGAGATCGTCAGCGTCGATTCGATGCAGGTCTACCGCTATATGGATATCGGTACGGCCAAGGTGGGCGAAAAAGAGCGCCGGGAGATCACCCATCACCTCATCGACATCGTTACCCCCGATCAGCCCTACCACGCCGCCCGTTTCGTCGAAGACGCCCTGCAGGCCATCGGCCAGATCCAGAGGCGCGGTGCGATCCCCTTGCTCACCGGAGGTACCGGGCTGTATCTACGGGCGCTGCAGGAAGGATTGTTTGTGGGCGGTGACTCTGATCCGGTCCTTCGGCGACACTTGCAGGGCCGTGCCGCGCAAGAGGGGAGCGAGGTCCTGTACCGGGAGTTGGCACGTCTTGACCCTGCCCATGCGGCAAAAGTGCATCCGAACGATTCATCACGAATTGTGCGGGCATTGGAAGTGGTCCAGCTGACCGGTTTGCCCTTTTCAGAGCACCTGCGACGGCAGGGAGCAGAGGGCAGCGTTCGTTTTGCCAGAATGCTGAAGCTTGGTCTACGTTGCCCTCGAGGTCTTCTGTACGAG encodes the following:
- a CDS encoding tRNA (cytidine(34)-2'-O)-methyltransferase — translated: MQTFNIVLVEPEIPPNTGSIARLCGATNTALHLVGPLGFSIDDKHLKRAGLDYWPQVTIVHWRNLDEFLVAQDERKLKLFTTKTKRLYTEARYRPGDFLVFGRESRGLPQQVRDLYHELCFTIPMANPRIRSLNLAMTAGIVLYEALRQQQAVSTESHHHQSNQRHT
- a CDS encoding ComEA family DNA-binding protein produces the protein METKRDAGIAVLILLSLVFFIWLMWFPMPRGAGQGASAEAVLVVHHRNFLLTTEPLPTPEMVSPLQAALLLRRVPVNRADSEVLQTVPGIGPTLAERIVAERQQGGPFTGLEDLVRVPGIGRKRAQLMKNYVLFD
- the miaA gene encoding tRNA (adenosine(37)-N6)-dimethylallyltransferase MiaA, encoding MGQTAIGKTELSLRIARTFGCEIVSVDSMQVYRYMDIGTAKVGEKERREITHHLIDIVTPDQPYHAARFVEDALQAIGQIQRRGAIPLLTGGTGLYLRALQEGLFVGGDSDPVLRRHLQGRAAQEGSEVLYRELARLDPAHAAKVHPNDSSRIVRALEVVQLTGLPFSEHLRRQGAEGSVRFARMLKLGLRCPRGLLYERIDQRTREMIETGLEQEVLELLARGYGEELKPMQAIGYRHMLGYVRGRWDRQEMEQCLARDTRRYAKRQATWFRNDSSIIWFASGEHEQLLAHIGRWLSIHQR